Proteins encoded by one window of Polyangiaceae bacterium:
- a CDS encoding DUF4336 domain-containing protein has product MEQPKVLEELAPGVWHSEHDLFLLGAVHFRTRMTVLDTGDGLMLHGPVPLDEAQAERIAKLGDVKHIVAPNSFHHLYARPAADKFPAAKLWRGEALVTKRPNLQGEVIVAGSEPSFGETKSLVVGGMPKLDEVVVLHPGTRTLVVTDLVFNILEYKGWLSGVMFRLTGTHKKLAQSRLLRSAIKQRAAYEQSLQEILSWDFERVVMAHGEVMERDGKDRLVQVLGG; this is encoded by the coding sequence ATGGAGCAACCCAAAGTACTTGAAGAGCTGGCGCCTGGCGTTTGGCACTCGGAGCACGATCTATTCCTCCTCGGCGCAGTTCACTTCCGCACGCGAATGACGGTGCTGGACACGGGGGACGGCCTGATGTTGCACGGACCGGTGCCGCTGGATGAAGCGCAGGCGGAGCGCATTGCGAAACTTGGGGACGTGAAGCACATCGTGGCGCCCAACAGCTTTCACCACCTGTACGCGCGGCCCGCCGCCGATAAATTCCCCGCGGCAAAATTGTGGCGCGGAGAGGCGTTGGTCACGAAGCGCCCGAACCTCCAAGGGGAGGTGATCGTCGCCGGTTCTGAGCCGAGCTTCGGGGAGACCAAGAGCTTGGTGGTCGGCGGCATGCCGAAGCTAGACGAGGTCGTCGTCCTACACCCAGGGACCCGCACGTTGGTGGTCACCGACCTGGTGTTCAACATCCTGGAGTACAAAGGCTGGCTGAGCGGCGTGATGTTCCGCTTGACTGGCACCCACAAGAAGCTCGCTCAGTCGCGGTTACTTCGCTCGGCGATCAAGCAGCGGGCCGCTTATGAGCAGAGCCTGCAGGAGATCTTGAGCTGGGATTTCGAGCGAGTGGTCATGGCTCACGGCGAAGTAATGGAGCGGGACGGCAAGGATCGACTGGTGCAGGTACTCGGCGGCTGA
- a CDS encoding HAD family phosphatase — MTYQALFFDNDGVLVDTEGLYFEASRSVLGELGIELTHDIHLDISLHQGKSVFELALRAGVDEAELPRLRTERDARYSALLEAGVEPIPGVLDALGTLRARHRGTSRRMALVTSCLPHHFWQIHRDRQVVDHFDLVWTPDRYGPHKPDPEPYLTAAAELGVSPAAGVAIEDSPRGVASARSAGMYVIGMRSDFAGDAVDLSQADVVLNHVGELVAHLDQL, encoded by the coding sequence ATGACGTATCAAGCGTTGTTCTTCGACAACGACGGCGTGCTGGTAGACACCGAAGGCCTCTACTTCGAGGCCTCCCGCAGTGTGCTGGGCGAGCTGGGCATCGAACTCACTCATGACATCCACCTCGACATCAGCCTTCACCAGGGAAAGTCGGTGTTCGAACTCGCGCTGCGTGCGGGCGTCGACGAGGCTGAGCTACCTCGATTGCGCACGGAGCGAGACGCCCGCTATTCAGCCTTGCTGGAGGCCGGTGTGGAGCCGATCCCCGGTGTGCTCGATGCGCTCGGCACGCTGCGGGCTCGCCATCGCGGCACCAGCCGCCGCATGGCGCTGGTCACCAGCTGCTTGCCGCACCACTTCTGGCAAATCCACCGCGATCGCCAAGTGGTCGACCACTTCGATCTGGTCTGGACGCCGGATCGTTACGGTCCCCACAAGCCCGATCCCGAGCCGTATTTGACCGCTGCCGCGGAGCTCGGCGTGTCTCCCGCCGCGGGCGTGGCGATTGAGGACTCCCCCCGCGGAGTTGCTTCCGCGCGGAGCGCCGGCATGTACGTGATCGGCATGCGCTCCGACTTCGCTGGCGACGCTGTGGACCTGAGTCAGGCGGACGTGGTGCTAAATCACGTGGGTGAGCTGGTCGCGCACCTAGATCAGCTCTAG
- a CDS encoding peptidylprolyl isomerase, whose translation MSQVQASHILLMYKGSMRSTASRSKDEALQQITDLKAQIDSGADFADLARKHSDCPSSRSGGDLGSFGKGQMVKPFEDATYSMDVGQTSGIVETDFGYHLIQRTG comes from the coding sequence ATGTCTCAAGTTCAAGCTTCCCACATCCTGCTGATGTACAAAGGCTCCATGCGCTCCACCGCGAGCCGCTCCAAGGATGAGGCCTTGCAGCAGATCACGGATTTGAAGGCGCAGATCGACTCGGGTGCGGACTTTGCCGACCTCGCTCGCAAGCACTCGGACTGCCCCTCGAGCCGTAGCGGCGGCGACCTGGGTAGCTTCGGCAAGGGACAGATGGTCAAGCCCTTCGAAGACGCCACCTACTCGATGGATGTCGGCCAGACGAGCGGCATCGTCGAGACGGACTTCGGGTACCATCTGATCCAGCGCACCGGCTGA
- a CDS encoding DsbA family oxidoreductase: protein MLRIDAFSDVVCPWCFIGKRKLELALAQRPELEVDLRFHPFLLHPYLKPEGEDFAAFVMQKFGSDPGKLFTRVLGVARDAGLEFRPELIQRMPDTTAAHCLISWAPAEQRAALVMALFSAYFCEGKDVGDIQVLAELGADFGLDPALSVERLAAGVDREAIREQAAETADRGITAVPFFLINGRWPVPGAQEPETLLRVLDKAQATGAEVR, encoded by the coding sequence ATGCTGCGTATCGATGCCTTCAGCGACGTCGTTTGTCCCTGGTGCTTCATCGGCAAACGGAAGCTCGAGCTTGCTCTTGCCCAGCGCCCGGAGCTCGAGGTCGACCTGCGTTTTCATCCTTTCCTGCTCCACCCCTACCTGAAGCCAGAGGGCGAGGACTTCGCCGCCTTCGTGATGCAGAAGTTCGGCAGCGACCCGGGGAAGCTGTTCACGCGGGTGCTGGGCGTCGCGCGGGACGCAGGTCTCGAGTTTCGCCCGGAGCTCATTCAGCGCATGCCCGACACGACCGCCGCCCACTGTCTGATCAGCTGGGCGCCGGCCGAGCAGCGCGCGGCGCTCGTGATGGCGTTGTTCAGCGCCTATTTCTGCGAAGGCAAAGACGTTGGAGATATCCAGGTCCTGGCGGAGCTTGGCGCTGATTTCGGCCTCGATCCGGCGCTCTCCGTCGAGCGGCTCGCAGCGGGGGTCGACCGGGAGGCGATTCGCGAGCAGGCGGCTGAAACCGCAGACCGTGGAATCACCGCGGTGCCCTTCTTCCTGATCAACGGCCGCTGGCCAGTGCCGGGCGCTCAAGAGCCGGAGACGCTACTGCGTGTCCTCGACAAGGCTCAGGCCACGGGCGCCGAGGTGCGGTAA
- a CDS encoding TetR/AcrR family transcriptional regulator has product MRPKNADPAATQEAILSAAMTIVSESGPTTLSLRGVARKAGLSTGTVSYYFSSLDALCEACLDGHYDRMRVLALKHFQRLADSTPAEVTAEATRELYRFGMVERPILLLQLSRLAEHGGHTVQRRVNHHRNMMRNVAASVGTDTWLKIQSLVFAATRYLCLSEEDLLLFTGANTLAEAHDRIEQHLVDMALLTVGQAATKP; this is encoded by the coding sequence GTGCGACCCAAGAACGCGGATCCCGCGGCGACTCAGGAGGCAATCCTAAGCGCGGCGATGACGATCGTGAGCGAGAGCGGACCGACGACGCTCTCGCTCAGAGGGGTTGCGCGCAAGGCAGGGCTCAGCACCGGAACGGTGAGCTACTACTTCTCCTCCCTCGACGCGCTTTGCGAGGCGTGTTTGGACGGGCACTACGACCGCATGCGCGTGCTGGCACTGAAGCACTTCCAGCGCCTCGCGGATTCAACGCCTGCTGAAGTCACCGCCGAGGCGACCCGCGAGCTGTATCGCTTCGGTATGGTGGAGCGTCCCATCTTGTTGCTCCAGCTGAGCCGCCTGGCGGAGCACGGCGGTCACACGGTTCAGCGACGGGTCAACCATCATCGAAACATGATGAGGAACGTCGCGGCCAGCGTGGGGACGGACACCTGGCTCAAGATCCAATCACTGGTGTTCGCCGCGACACGCTACTTGTGCCTCAGCGAAGAGGACCTGTTGCTGTTCACGGGGGCGAACACACTGGCTGAAGCCCATGACCGCATCGAGCAACACCTCGTGGATATGGCCCTCCTGACGGTGGGTCAAGCAGCCACCAAGCCCTGA
- a CDS encoding AAA family ATPase — MTRPPVPLAQLRDLELLVAAHHPLIGFETDEEDRVEVLLESLAAALRLPYFVWTASAGLKRTDMQGPIHGTKSPLLAVEHIRASGFEAIYYLRDFARFTEDAQVQSALLDACQQLSVHRGAIALADDPLELPRAVKVLLTRVQIDPITEDEYYEYTRSLLASLRQRMTVEMELTGEDVAVLLQQLKGLTFFEVKRVLSQAIIEHGRLDRSVLDRVRAAKRTAVEATGILDFIPTESSMVDVAGLDALKSWLRQRKVAFSEPERARSFGLEPPRGLLLLGVQGCGKSLCAKAVSHEWQLPLIRFDPSRIFAKYVGESEKNLSRAIRVAESLAPIVLWIDELEKAFPQGGSEDGGVSTRVLGSFLTWLQEKRAPVFVIATSNDVSSLPAELLRKGRFDEIFFVDLPNPEERSAILNIHLKRRGRDPSGFDLTEIVSATDGFSGAELEQVIVAALYEAFGAGEELGTQHLQAELARTRPLSVTAAEQVSELRTWARGRAVSAT, encoded by the coding sequence ATGACCCGCCCGCCGGTGCCCCTCGCGCAGCTTCGTGACCTCGAACTGCTGGTCGCCGCTCACCACCCGCTGATCGGCTTCGAGACGGACGAAGAAGATCGCGTGGAAGTGCTGCTCGAGTCCCTGGCCGCGGCGCTCAGGCTCCCGTACTTCGTGTGGACCGCCAGCGCCGGCTTGAAGCGCACGGACATGCAGGGCCCGATCCACGGGACCAAGTCGCCGCTGCTGGCCGTCGAGCACATTCGGGCTTCGGGTTTCGAAGCCATCTACTACCTGCGCGACTTCGCGCGGTTCACCGAAGACGCCCAGGTGCAGAGTGCTCTGCTCGATGCGTGTCAGCAGCTATCCGTGCATCGGGGTGCGATCGCCTTGGCAGACGATCCCCTCGAGCTGCCGCGCGCGGTGAAGGTGCTGCTCACGCGAGTGCAGATCGACCCGATCACCGAGGACGAGTACTACGAGTACACCCGTTCGCTCTTGGCGAGCTTGCGCCAGCGCATGACCGTTGAGATGGAGCTCACGGGGGAAGACGTGGCGGTGCTGCTGCAACAGCTCAAGGGGCTGACCTTCTTCGAGGTCAAGCGGGTGCTGTCTCAGGCCATCATCGAGCATGGCCGCTTGGACCGCTCGGTGCTGGACCGAGTGCGAGCAGCCAAGCGCACCGCGGTCGAGGCGACTGGGATCCTGGATTTTATCCCTACGGAATCATCGATGGTCGACGTGGCCGGTCTTGATGCGCTCAAGAGCTGGCTGCGTCAGCGCAAGGTCGCGTTCTCCGAACCCGAGCGAGCGCGTTCGTTCGGCCTGGAACCTCCGCGAGGCTTGCTGCTCTTGGGGGTCCAGGGCTGCGGAAAGAGCTTGTGTGCCAAGGCGGTGAGCCACGAGTGGCAGCTCCCGCTGATCCGTTTTGATCCGAGTAGGATCTTCGCCAAGTACGTGGGTGAGAGTGAGAAGAACCTCTCCCGCGCGATCCGTGTCGCCGAGTCTCTCGCCCCCATCGTGTTGTGGATTGACGAGCTGGAGAAGGCCTTTCCTCAGGGAGGCTCCGAGGACGGAGGCGTTTCGACTCGCGTGCTCGGCAGCTTCCTCACTTGGCTGCAGGAGAAGCGCGCGCCCGTATTCGTGATCGCGACCTCCAACGACGTCTCATCACTACCGGCGGAGCTGCTTCGCAAGGGGCGCTTTGACGAGATCTTCTTCGTCGACCTGCCGAATCCAGAAGAGCGCTCGGCGATTCTGAACATCCATCTGAAGCGCCGCGGTCGAGATCCCAGTGGCTTCGACCTGACAGAGATTGTCAGCGCCACGGACGGCTTCAGCGGTGCCGAGCTGGAGCAGGTCATCGTCGCCGCGCTCTACGAAGCCTTCGGCGCGGGTGAGGAGCTTGGGACGCAGCATCTGCAAGCCGAGCTCGCCCGCACGCGTCCGCTGAGTGTCACCGCCGCGGAGCAAGTCAGCGAACTACGTACGTGGGCGCGCGGTCGCGCGGTGTCCGCTACCTGA
- a CDS encoding right-handed parallel beta-helix repeat-containing protein codes for MRVLWALVIGSGVLAGCSGDGGSSQGDGGSSGAAGSGGESTGGTGGSSVGGSGAGGSAGHGGAAGTGGSGGSSGAGAGGAAGSAGSAGAAGSAGAGGAPTCALTDSGPVTATADNQVIEGLRITSTSGPAVDIDGYNGVVVRNVEIVHAGGVGIRVANSDDVLLDHVSVEYTGAPVMGANSSSDLLNISCYQSARLTVTGARLTRGSSGIYLQACPESKLSFIEGHDFRGPFPRGQVVQWNASDSGLLEDFSVENPPESWPEDNVNVYKSLNAVVRRGLVDGNNSPSGVGVIFDGDTSTGRVEDVDAIRMGNGCFSNYAGADGNVFLRTRCRQNICTDQGRGVPSSNALMWAGKPGLTALHIEQSKYYDSCNGNVVWPSDAFSVLELSEEDFTLRSPIRVDFCWE; via the coding sequence ATGCGAGTCCTCTGGGCGTTGGTGATTGGGAGTGGCGTGCTGGCTGGCTGCAGCGGCGACGGAGGCAGTAGCCAGGGCGATGGAGGCAGCTCCGGGGCTGCGGGCAGCGGCGGGGAGTCGACAGGGGGCACTGGAGGTTCCAGCGTCGGTGGTAGCGGCGCTGGTGGTTCCGCGGGGCATGGCGGCGCGGCTGGGACCGGTGGCTCAGGCGGGTCGAGCGGCGCCGGTGCTGGCGGGGCTGCCGGGAGTGCTGGTTCCGCTGGCGCTGCCGGCTCAGCTGGTGCTGGCGGAGCGCCGACCTGTGCGCTGACCGACTCCGGTCCCGTGACGGCAACGGCAGACAATCAAGTGATCGAAGGTCTACGCATCACCTCCACCAGTGGCCCAGCGGTCGACATCGATGGTTACAACGGAGTCGTGGTACGCAACGTGGAGATCGTCCATGCCGGCGGTGTTGGGATCCGTGTCGCTAACTCCGACGACGTGCTTCTGGACCATGTGTCGGTCGAGTACACGGGGGCTCCGGTCATGGGCGCGAATAGCTCGTCGGACTTGCTCAACATCAGCTGCTACCAGTCGGCGAGGCTCACGGTGACTGGCGCAAGGCTCACCCGTGGGTCAAGCGGGATCTACCTTCAGGCATGTCCGGAGTCGAAGCTCAGCTTCATCGAGGGCCACGACTTTCGCGGTCCGTTTCCTCGCGGACAAGTGGTGCAGTGGAACGCCTCGGACTCGGGGCTGTTGGAGGACTTCTCCGTGGAGAATCCCCCGGAGTCGTGGCCGGAAGACAACGTGAACGTCTACAAGTCGTTGAACGCGGTGGTCCGCCGTGGCTTGGTGGACGGCAACAACTCGCCGTCTGGCGTCGGGGTGATTTTCGACGGAGACACCAGCACGGGTCGGGTGGAGGACGTGGACGCGATCCGCATGGGCAACGGTTGCTTCTCGAACTACGCGGGGGCCGACGGCAACGTCTTCCTGCGCACGCGTTGTCGGCAGAACATCTGCACGGATCAGGGACGCGGCGTGCCTTCCTCCAACGCGCTGATGTGGGCGGGCAAGCCAGGGCTCACCGCGCTGCACATCGAGCAGAGCAAGTACTACGACTCGTGCAACGGGAATGTCGTTTGGCCGAGTGATGCTTTCAGCGTGCTCGAGCTCAGCGAAGAAGACTTCACGTTGCGGAGCCCGATCCGCGTCGATTTCTGCTGGGAATAG
- a CDS encoding FHA domain-containing protein gives MAVALKISGPEGERRVNVSGSVKLGRASGCDVVLKHPSVSAEALLVRRDGAGAIADPLGGVVALNDARMQSKHQLKDGDELKVGPYRVKVLLTGSLSVRPPSVRPGDLAPASTRPPLTLPPGSAPLSMRPSAPPPAPVELSESERVRILSDARARLTRGEKRSIVLSKLGEAGLQRGEAAAHIEDVISQLRGATKHRARRRALLGFMLLLLGLVATAYFAKFIPSGIGEKVLALRLPHAEQVLLFAGEHWLGPAVMVLGALVLLAALFRLLRGDPRFNR, from the coding sequence ATGGCGGTCGCCCTCAAGATCTCCGGACCTGAGGGGGAACGGCGAGTCAACGTCAGCGGGAGCGTGAAGCTCGGGCGCGCGTCGGGTTGCGATGTGGTGCTGAAGCATCCTTCAGTGTCTGCAGAAGCGCTCTTGGTGCGTCGGGATGGAGCCGGTGCCATCGCTGATCCACTGGGTGGTGTGGTGGCGCTGAACGATGCGCGCATGCAGAGCAAGCACCAGCTCAAAGACGGTGATGAACTCAAGGTCGGACCGTATCGCGTGAAGGTACTGCTGACCGGTAGCCTCTCCGTGCGCCCACCTTCGGTGCGCCCGGGGGATCTGGCGCCCGCGTCGACGCGCCCGCCGCTTACGTTGCCTCCGGGAAGCGCACCGCTCTCGATGCGTCCATCCGCGCCGCCGCCCGCGCCGGTGGAACTCTCGGAGTCGGAGCGCGTTCGCATCCTCAGCGATGCCCGCGCGCGCCTCACCCGAGGGGAAAAGCGCAGCATCGTGTTGAGCAAGCTGGGGGAGGCTGGGCTCCAGCGCGGTGAAGCCGCCGCGCATATCGAAGACGTGATCTCGCAGCTAAGGGGCGCCACCAAGCACCGTGCGCGCCGTCGAGCTTTGCTGGGCTTCATGCTGCTGCTCTTGGGCCTGGTGGCGACGGCCTACTTTGCCAAGTTCATTCCGAGCGGAATCGGGGAGAAGGTGCTCGCCTTGCGCCTGCCCCACGCCGAGCAGGTGCTGCTCTTCGCTGGCGAACACTGGCTTGGCCCTGCTGTCATGGTACTCGGCGCGCTCGTGCTGCTCGCGGCATTGTTCCGCTTGCTGCGTGGGGATCCGCGCTTCAATAGATAG
- a CDS encoding UBP-type zinc finger domain-containing protein: MLPKCNHFDGNVATPSGERCEECGSEFNLRVCTTCGHVGCCESQKGHNTAHAKAAGHPVIKSLPMGEGHFTWCYECNSYV; encoded by the coding sequence ATGCTCCCCAAGTGCAACCATTTCGACGGCAACGTGGCGACGCCCAGCGGCGAGCGCTGCGAAGAGTGTGGCTCTGAGTTCAACTTGCGCGTGTGCACCACATGCGGTCACGTGGGTTGTTGTGAGTCCCAGAAGGGTCACAACACCGCCCACGCCAAGGCCGCAGGCCACCCGGTGATCAAGTCGTTGCCCATGGGTGAGGGTCACTTCACCTGGTGCTACGAGTGCAACTCGTACGTCTGA
- a CDS encoding family 43 glycosylhydrolase has translation MSPLPHPRKTLKFPAKRLATLTALGAFATLGCGSDGGGTAGNGSSFGGSSSGGSGNTSGGSGANAGTGNGGSAGNAGSANGGSSAGGNSSGGSAGDAGAGGSAGAAPCTTRITYGSAWIRGGSHPNDYDVADGVVTWDGSCQVDGSGNAFATLSNGWQPYFTGKNCIIALDYADTCTGVPSSCKTRIGYGSAWIPGPSHPNYYDDQAGVVTWDGVCTSSGGNSSATLSNGWTPTYSGSNACDLAFRHTQCGGLYANPVVDVDCPDPGVMRDGDTYYMACTPGPKYPMRSSKDLVHWQSEGSVFSDATKPSWGTGSFWAPELHKVGSGYVVYFSAKSSTSGTFAIGAASASSPTGPYTDIGQPLITEPSPGAIDAHYFRASTGKHYVLWKIDGNAVGQATPIKIQELAADGLSVVGNATTLITNTESWEGALVEGPWMVEHGGEFFLFYSANGYASASYAVGVAKSSSPTGPFTKKGSPILVSKGAWAGPGHGSVLQGPSGDWVHIYHSWVAGQIQQGPGRVVLVDRIQWSGGWPLMRGAPSSRSQPLP, from the coding sequence TTGTCCCCTCTCCCCCACCCTAGAAAAACCCTAAAATTCCCCGCCAAGCGGTTGGCAACGCTCACGGCACTGGGCGCGTTTGCCACCCTTGGTTGCGGCTCCGACGGCGGCGGAACCGCTGGCAATGGATCGAGCTTTGGCGGCTCATCAAGCGGCGGCTCGGGGAACACGAGCGGCGGTAGCGGTGCTAACGCGGGGACAGGCAACGGGGGCAGCGCAGGAAACGCCGGGAGCGCGAACGGAGGGAGCTCAGCAGGCGGCAACTCCAGCGGAGGCAGCGCTGGCGACGCTGGAGCAGGAGGCAGCGCCGGCGCGGCACCGTGCACCACGCGCATCACCTATGGTTCCGCGTGGATTAGAGGCGGGAGTCATCCAAACGACTACGACGTCGCCGACGGCGTCGTCACCTGGGACGGCAGCTGTCAGGTGGACGGCTCGGGCAACGCCTTTGCCACGCTCTCCAACGGCTGGCAACCGTACTTCACTGGCAAGAACTGCATCATCGCCTTGGACTACGCCGACACGTGCACCGGCGTGCCTTCGAGCTGCAAGACACGCATCGGGTATGGATCCGCGTGGATACCAGGCCCCAGCCACCCAAACTACTACGACGACCAAGCCGGTGTGGTCACCTGGGACGGCGTGTGTACGAGCAGCGGCGGCAACTCCTCGGCCACGCTCTCCAACGGCTGGACACCGACCTACAGCGGAAGCAACGCCTGCGACCTCGCATTCCGCCACACCCAGTGCGGCGGCCTCTACGCGAACCCAGTCGTCGACGTGGACTGCCCCGATCCCGGCGTGATGCGTGACGGCGACACCTACTACATGGCGTGTACTCCGGGCCCGAAGTACCCCATGCGCTCCTCGAAGGACCTGGTGCACTGGCAGAGCGAAGGCAGTGTGTTCAGCGACGCCACCAAGCCGAGCTGGGGCACCGGCTCCTTCTGGGCGCCAGAGCTACACAAGGTCGGTAGCGGGTACGTGGTGTATTTCAGCGCGAAGAGCTCCACTTCCGGCACCTTCGCCATCGGCGCGGCCAGCGCCTCGAGCCCCACGGGGCCGTACACCGACATCGGTCAGCCGCTGATCACCGAGCCGAGCCCCGGCGCCATCGATGCCCATTATTTCCGCGCGTCAACGGGCAAGCACTACGTCTTGTGGAAAATCGACGGCAACGCCGTCGGTCAAGCGACGCCAATCAAGATCCAGGAGCTCGCGGCGGACGGCCTTTCTGTGGTTGGCAACGCGACGACACTCATCACCAACACGGAGAGCTGGGAAGGCGCGCTCGTCGAGGGCCCGTGGATGGTCGAACACGGCGGTGAGTTCTTCCTGTTCTACAGCGCAAACGGCTACGCGAGCGCGAGCTACGCAGTCGGTGTCGCAAAGTCGAGCTCACCCACCGGCCCCTTCACCAAGAAAGGCTCGCCCATCTTGGTTAGCAAAGGCGCTTGGGCTGGCCCCGGCCACGGCTCGGTCTTGCAAGGCCCTTCTGGCGACTGGGTGCACATCTACCACTCGTGGGTCGCTGGTCAGATCCAGCAAGGGCCCGGCCGTGTCGTGCTCGTCGATCGCATCCAGTGGAGCGGCGGGTGGCCCCTGATGCGCGGCGCACCTTCATCGCGCTCTCAGCCATTGCCTTAG
- the pap gene encoding polyphosphate:AMP phosphotransferase, whose amino-acid sequence MFETAELGHALTKDEYNERVPHLRQELLTIQRQLADAPFPVLILLNGVDGAGKGESANLLNEWFDARYLETHAFDTPTQDEAERPRFWRYWMKTPPRGKIGIYIGNWYTQPIVSRVLGNETDEVLADQLAHIRNFERMLSDDGALIIKLWFHLSKKEQRRRLKKLESNKETAWRVTKQDWKRFKSYDEFRAVSERALRDTGSGEAPWTIIEGTDARYRAVTMGEHILERIQEHLASHGSRAKSAPPDPNVADPLTVLDRVDLTKDIEKADYEHQLERLQGRINKLSRKVKSKGVSVVVVFEGWDAAGKGGAIRRMIRPLDARQFRVIPIAAPSQEERAHHYLWRFWRHIPRPGRFTIYDRSWYGRVLVERVEGFANRADWRRAYAEINDFEEQLVDSGTVLIKFWLHLSKEEQLRRFKEREETPYKQHKIGPEDYRNREKWNLYESAADDMVSQTSTEHAPWHLVSAESKQWARIEVLKTVCDAIEARLAK is encoded by the coding sequence ATGTTCGAAACCGCCGAGCTGGGACACGCACTGACCAAGGACGAATACAACGAGCGAGTCCCGCACCTACGGCAAGAGCTCCTCACGATTCAGCGCCAACTTGCGGACGCGCCGTTCCCCGTGTTGATCCTGCTGAACGGCGTCGACGGCGCTGGCAAGGGTGAGTCGGCGAACCTGCTGAACGAGTGGTTCGACGCGCGCTACCTGGAGACGCACGCCTTCGATACGCCAACTCAGGACGAGGCCGAGCGGCCCCGCTTCTGGCGCTACTGGATGAAGACGCCTCCGCGCGGAAAGATCGGCATCTACATCGGCAACTGGTACACCCAGCCGATCGTCTCCCGGGTGTTGGGTAATGAAACCGATGAAGTGCTGGCCGATCAGCTCGCGCACATTCGCAACTTCGAACGCATGCTGTCTGACGACGGCGCGCTGATCATCAAGCTCTGGTTCCACCTCTCCAAGAAAGAGCAGCGCCGACGCCTCAAGAAGCTCGAGAGCAACAAGGAGACTGCGTGGCGCGTCACCAAGCAAGACTGGAAGCGCTTCAAGTCCTACGACGAGTTTCGCGCGGTCAGCGAACGGGCGCTTCGGGATACCGGCAGCGGCGAGGCGCCGTGGACGATCATCGAAGGCACCGATGCTCGTTACCGCGCGGTTACGATGGGGGAGCACATACTCGAGCGCATTCAAGAGCACCTCGCCTCCCATGGGTCGCGCGCGAAGTCGGCTCCTCCGGACCCGAACGTCGCCGATCCGTTGACGGTGCTCGACCGCGTCGACCTGACCAAAGACATCGAGAAGGCGGACTACGAGCATCAACTCGAGCGCCTGCAGGGGCGCATCAACAAGTTGAGCCGCAAGGTCAAAAGCAAGGGCGTGTCCGTCGTCGTGGTGTTTGAAGGGTGGGATGCCGCGGGGAAAGGCGGAGCGATTCGACGCATGATCCGTCCGCTCGACGCACGGCAGTTTCGGGTCATCCCTATCGCCGCGCCTTCGCAAGAGGAACGCGCGCATCACTACCTGTGGCGCTTTTGGCGGCACATCCCCCGTCCCGGTCGCTTCACGATCTATGATCGCAGCTGGTACGGCCGGGTGCTGGTGGAACGGGTGGAGGGGTTTGCCAACCGAGCGGATTGGCGCCGTGCGTACGCCGAGATCAACGACTTTGAAGAGCAGCTGGTGGACTCGGGCACGGTGCTCATCAAGTTCTGGCTCCACCTGAGCAAGGAAGAGCAGCTCCGTCGCTTCAAGGAGCGCGAAGAGACCCCCTACAAGCAGCACAAGATCGGGCCGGAAGACTACAGAAACCGCGAGAAGTGGAACCTGTACGAGTCGGCTGCCGACGACATGGTCAGCCAGACGAGCACTGAACATGCGCCGTGGCACTTGGTGAGCGCAGAAAGCAAGCAGTGGGCGCGGATCGAAGTGCTCAAGACGGTGTGTGACGCAATCGAGGCAAGGCTTGCCAAATAG
- a CDS encoding winged helix-turn-helix transcriptional regulator, translated as MATKRGNTRAVSAGGKRAKRVAERATSDSGSYETRLEAAKQASLGQLLFKCSRLFNEQALRLASQRWGVPVRMAHTTLFPHIDLEGTRLTTLADRVGVSKQAVGQLVDDLVDFDLVERVPDPSDGRAQLVRFTERGRRGLLEGLEVLEELRGDLGRRLGNEQILRDLLTSLQSLLGALEARAEVTDP; from the coding sequence ATGGCGACCAAACGCGGAAACACCCGTGCCGTTTCGGCCGGTGGAAAAAGAGCAAAGCGGGTAGCTGAACGGGCAACCAGCGACAGCGGCTCTTACGAAACGCGCCTCGAGGCAGCGAAGCAAGCAAGCCTTGGACAGCTGCTCTTCAAGTGTTCTCGCCTGTTCAACGAACAGGCGCTGCGGCTCGCCAGTCAACGCTGGGGAGTGCCCGTGCGAATGGCGCACACCACCTTGTTCCCACACATCGACCTGGAGGGCACGCGCCTCACGACGCTGGCGGATCGTGTGGGGGTGAGCAAGCAAGCTGTGGGGCAGCTGGTTGATGACCTCGTCGACTTCGATCTCGTTGAGCGAGTCCCCGATCCAAGCGACGGCCGAGCGCAGCTGGTTCGCTTCACAGAGCGCGGTAGGCGGGGACTACTGGAAGGGTTGGAGGTACTCGAGGAGCTGCGAGGAGACCTGGGTAGGCGGCTCGGGAATGAGCAAATCCTGCGGGATCTCCTGACGTCACTGCAGAGCTTGCTCGGCGCACTCGAGGCCCGCGCGGAAGTAACAGACCCGTGA